A window of the Trichocoleus sp. FACHB-46 genome harbors these coding sequences:
- a CDS encoding aminopeptidase P family protein, whose protein sequence is MSPLDLVQQQAQQALTEAKLADLRAWMAAYQLDGYLIPSADEHLNEYLPEAKQRRTWISDFTGSAGDFLVGTEQSWLFVDSRYYEQADLQVDPAAIHVSKLGLEGHKTLVETLEALGQAAIAVQQPFRLGVDPFTVTVDQCRDLQKRLAPAGVVLVSLPENLVDRVRESAAWADGQTPASYAASRLFAVPEALTGETVAQKLERLRQAMQKAQADILPLTKLDQIAWLLNLRGWDVPYNPVFIAYTIVTAEQAFLFTNLERIDTEIQQSLQPHIALLPYEQYANTLQSLLNQPQPLRVWIDAKHTTMGTYELVQESSKTGKVQIVEAPNPVEGMKARKNAIEIEQMQQANLKASRAKVRAWKWFSDRWAAGDRVTEFDVAEAIARFYQAEPGFQGLSFNTISGAGANSSIVHYGTPNPNVDLQAGQLLLLDSGAQFLSGTTDDTRTFVVGEATREQIARYTEVLKAHINCAMQRFPKGTPGCQLDGIARSAMWQSGLDYGHGTGHGVGAFLNVHEGPNGINKRSQEPLEPGMVTSVEPGYYEPGWGGIRIENLYVIKEVVTENNGAVPKGTWYEFESLTYIPFDKHLIDCDRLSPQQREWLEHYHVQVVEKLAPTLTPDEAEWLKAACQL, encoded by the coding sequence ATGTCACCCCTAGACCTCGTCCAGCAACAAGCTCAGCAAGCTCTGACTGAAGCCAAATTAGCCGATTTGCGGGCTTGGATGGCAGCCTATCAACTGGATGGCTACCTAATTCCTTCGGCAGATGAGCATTTGAACGAGTATTTGCCAGAAGCCAAACAGCGTCGGACTTGGATCAGCGATTTTACAGGGTCGGCAGGAGACTTCTTGGTTGGGACCGAGCAGAGCTGGTTGTTTGTGGACTCTCGCTACTACGAACAAGCTGATTTACAGGTAGATCCCGCAGCCATTCACGTGTCTAAATTGGGCTTAGAAGGTCATAAAACTCTAGTCGAAACTCTGGAAGCTCTCGGACAAGCCGCGATCGCCGTCCAACAACCCTTTCGTTTAGGGGTTGACCCCTTCACGGTGACGGTGGATCAGTGCCGTGACCTACAAAAACGGCTGGCTCCAGCGGGCGTGGTGCTGGTGAGCCTTCCCGAAAATCTAGTCGATCGCGTGCGGGAATCAGCAGCTTGGGCAGATGGTCAAACTCCTGCCAGTTATGCCGCCTCTCGGTTGTTTGCGGTGCCAGAAGCCCTAACCGGAGAAACCGTCGCGCAAAAGCTAGAGCGGTTACGGCAAGCCATGCAGAAGGCCCAAGCCGATATCCTGCCGCTCACCAAGCTCGATCAAATTGCTTGGCTGTTGAACCTACGGGGTTGGGATGTTCCCTACAATCCGGTGTTTATTGCCTACACCATTGTCACGGCTGAGCAAGCGTTCCTGTTTACCAATCTAGAGCGCATTGACACCGAGATCCAGCAATCACTACAACCCCATATCGCCTTGCTGCCCTACGAGCAGTACGCTAACACGTTGCAGTCTTTGCTCAATCAGCCACAACCCCTGCGGGTTTGGATCGATGCCAAACATACCACAATGGGTACCTACGAGCTGGTTCAGGAAAGCTCTAAGACTGGCAAAGTCCAGATTGTGGAAGCCCCGAATCCTGTGGAGGGGATGAAAGCTCGTAAAAATGCAATCGAAATCGAGCAGATGCAACAAGCCAACCTCAAAGCCAGTCGGGCAAAGGTACGAGCCTGGAAGTGGTTTTCCGATCGCTGGGCCGCAGGCGATCGCGTGACTGAATTTGATGTGGCAGAGGCGATCGCTCGGTTCTATCAAGCTGAACCAGGATTCCAAGGACTGAGCTTCAACACCATCTCCGGTGCGGGAGCCAACAGCTCCATTGTTCATTACGGCACTCCCAACCCCAATGTAGACTTGCAAGCGGGTCAGTTGTTACTCCTCGATTCGGGAGCACAGTTTCTCTCTGGCACCACCGATGACACCCGCACTTTTGTGGTCGGAGAAGCCACGCGAGAACAGATTGCACGCTATACCGAAGTCCTGAAAGCCCATATCAACTGTGCCATGCAGCGCTTCCCCAAAGGGACGCCCGGATGCCAACTGGATGGCATTGCGCGATCGGCCATGTGGCAATCGGGACTCGATTATGGACATGGCACAGGCCACGGCGTAGGTGCTTTCTTGAATGTGCATGAAGGGCCGAATGGCATTAATAAGCGATCGCAAGAACCTTTGGAACCAGGCATGGTAACGAGTGTCGAACCTGGCTACTATGAACCCGGTTGGGGCGGTATCCGCATCGAAAATCTTTATGTGATCAAAGAGGTCGTGACAGAAAATAACGGTGCAGTCCCCAAAGGCACCTGGTATGAGTTTGAATCGCTGACCTACATTCCGTTTGACAAGCACCTGATCGACTGCGATCGCCTCAGCCCGCAGCAACGAGAGTGGCTAGAGCATTATCACGTCCAAGTTGTGGAGAAACTCGCCCCCACTCTTACTCCAGATGAAGCTGAGTGGCTCAAGGCAGCTTGCCAACTTTAA
- a CDS encoding DNA topoisomerase IB, whose amino-acid sequence MQLQRQRSKRSQRRKFLASLITDPVQSAQVAGLRYVNDDSPGIQRQPRGKGFVYLNIDGKIIRDRQEIQRIESLAVPPAYKDVWICPFANGHIQATGRDAKGRKQYRYHSLWRQVRDQTKFTRLIAFSDALPTLRERVDHDLGLRGLSREKVLATVVRLLETTCIRVGNETYARTNRSFGLTTMRCQHVDISGTTLRFKFRGKSGVDHDIQISDRRLARIIKRCQEIPGYELFQYLDDAGQSQCIDSGAVNTYLQEITKQDFTAKDFRTWSGTVMAALELDAMGPFQSQTQAKKNINQAIKNVAAHLGNRPATCRKYYVHPAILDAYLDGSLMSTLEKAMQQPASDSAYALNPEEMAVVAILEQQLEARQPVAS is encoded by the coding sequence ATGCAACTGCAACGTCAGCGTTCCAAGCGATCGCAGCGGCGAAAATTTTTAGCTTCGCTCATTACCGATCCTGTCCAATCGGCTCAGGTAGCTGGGTTACGCTATGTCAATGATGACAGCCCAGGTATTCAACGCCAACCTAGAGGAAAAGGGTTTGTTTATCTGAACATAGACGGTAAAATCATCCGCGATCGCCAGGAGATTCAACGGATTGAGTCATTAGCCGTTCCGCCTGCTTACAAAGATGTCTGGATCTGTCCGTTTGCCAACGGTCATATTCAGGCCACAGGTCGAGATGCTAAAGGACGCAAACAGTATCGCTACCATTCGTTGTGGCGGCAGGTAAGAGATCAAACCAAATTTACCCGATTGATTGCCTTTAGCGATGCCTTACCTACCCTTCGAGAGCGGGTAGATCATGACCTGGGGTTGCGCGGGTTATCTCGGGAAAAGGTGCTAGCTACAGTGGTGCGGCTTTTAGAAACAACTTGCATCCGGGTGGGCAATGAAACTTATGCCCGGACTAATCGCTCCTTTGGCCTCACAACCATGCGTTGCCAGCATGTAGATATTTCCGGCACTACGTTGCGATTTAAGTTTCGAGGCAAGAGTGGCGTTGATCATGATATTCAAATTAGCGATCGCCGTTTGGCTCGCATCATCAAACGTTGCCAAGAAATTCCGGGCTACGAGTTGTTTCAATATCTCGATGACGCAGGTCAAAGCCAGTGCATTGATTCTGGTGCAGTCAATACTTATTTGCAAGAAATAACCAAGCAAGACTTCACTGCTAAGGATTTTCGAACTTGGTCGGGTACAGTTATGGCGGCTTTAGAGTTAGATGCAATGGGTCCGTTTCAGTCGCAAACTCAGGCCAAGAAAAATATCAATCAGGCGATTAAAAACGTAGCAGCCCATCTTGGTAATCGACCTGCTACTTGCCGCAAGTATTATGTGCATCCCGCCATTCTAGATGCTTATTTAGACGGGTCGCTCATGTCCACTTTGGAAAAAGCGATGCAGCAACCCGCCTCAGATTCTGCTTACGCTTTAAATCCCGAAGAAATGGCGGTGGTAGCGATTTTGGAACAACAACTGGAAGCTCGGCAACCTGTAGCTAGTTAG
- a CDS encoding cation transporter: MVLKLNVPTISGPDSVEDIKRTIKTTEPDAKVEVDVEAKTVTVESGASEETIKQLISATGHQIA, translated from the coding sequence ATGGTCCTCAAACTTAATGTCCCAACCATCTCTGGCCCTGATTCGGTAGAAGATATCAAGAGAACCATCAAAACTACTGAGCCCGATGCCAAAGTTGAAGTAGATGTAGAAGCCAAAACGGTCACGGTAGAATCTGGCGCATCGGAAGAAACGATCAAGCAGTTAATTTCTGCAACTGGTCATCAAATTGCCTAA
- a CDS encoding DNA-directed RNA polymerase subunit alpha C-terminal domain-containing protein — protein MSHHKNSLSQTSIEELQLSMQAYGFLKRTQIHSIADLINYTEEDLRILDATAAEEVIAALQSCLGITLQNVDAQII, from the coding sequence ATGAGCCATCACAAAAATTCTTTATCTCAAACTTCGATTGAAGAGTTGCAGCTTTCAATGCAAGCTTACGGTTTTTTGAAGCGCACCCAAATCCATTCGATCGCCGATCTGATTAACTACACCGAAGAAGACTTGAGAATTTTAGATGCTACTGCTGCTGAAGAGGTCATTGCAGCCCTTCAAAGCTGCTTGGGCATTACCCTGCAAAATGTGGATGCTCAAATAATTTAA
- a CDS encoding LysR family transcriptional regulator, which produces MRLEQLQAFLAVAETTSFQQAARRCGVTQSTISRQIQALEGDLGLLLFHRTAQARLTLGGERLLPRARKICQEWELAATELADLMAGKQPELCIAAIHSVCAHYLPPVLQHFCQDYPDIQLRVTALGSDRALKVLKDGLVDLAIVMNNRLLTTGPEVVVDPLYNESIEILMGANHPLTQYDRVPWAELVRYPQVVFKDGYGMQRLVQEQFQRQGATLNAALELNTLDAFRGIVRQGKLIALLPKAAIFDAHIDPTLAIRPTDEPLLLRQVVLVTTRDRLQIPPIQRFRELVYQLIRDQISGLSESTLALDATGSLQAV; this is translated from the coding sequence ATGCGCCTGGAACAGTTGCAAGCTTTTTTGGCCGTTGCTGAGACCACCAGTTTTCAGCAGGCGGCCCGTCGATGTGGAGTCACCCAATCTACCATCAGCCGCCAAATTCAGGCGCTGGAGGGAGATTTGGGCTTGTTACTGTTTCACCGCACAGCCCAAGCTCGTCTGACTTTGGGGGGGGAGCGGCTGTTGCCACGGGCTCGCAAAATTTGCCAGGAGTGGGAATTAGCTGCGACCGAATTAGCTGATTTGATGGCAGGAAAGCAGCCAGAGTTGTGTATCGCCGCGATCCATTCGGTCTGTGCCCATTATCTACCACCTGTCCTTCAGCATTTTTGTCAGGATTACCCAGACATTCAATTGCGTGTGACTGCCTTGGGTAGCGATCGCGCCCTTAAAGTTTTGAAAGACGGCTTAGTTGACTTAGCCATTGTGATGAACAATCGTTTGCTGACGACGGGGCCAGAAGTAGTCGTTGACCCGCTCTATAACGAATCCATCGAAATTTTGATGGGAGCAAACCACCCCTTGACCCAATACGACCGAGTGCCTTGGGCAGAATTGGTGCGGTATCCTCAAGTGGTGTTTAAGGATGGCTATGGTATGCAGCGCCTCGTCCAAGAGCAGTTTCAACGTCAAGGGGCAACCTTAAACGCCGCCTTAGAATTAAACACACTAGATGCATTTCGAGGCATTGTTCGTCAGGGTAAGCTAATTGCCTTACTGCCCAAAGCAGCAATTTTTGATGCTCATATTGACCCCACCTTGGCGATACGACCCACCGATGAACCTTTGTTGTTGCGTCAAGTGGTGTTAGTCACGACCCGCGATCGCCTACAAATTCCTCCGATTCAGCGATTTCGCGAGTTAGTTTATCAATTGATTCGAGATCAAATTTCTGGACTTTCTGAGAGCACTTTGGCCCTAGATGCCACAGGCTCACTGCAAGCTGTATGA
- a CDS encoding anthranilate phosphoribosyltransferase family protein has product MSDAFRELLRKVGSGPHTGKNLNRSEAAAATRMMLLQEATPAQIGAFMIAHRIKRPTGEELAGMLDAYAELGPQLQPIGSEQAVLVLSSPYDGRSRTAPISPLTALIVAAAGYPVIMHGGDRMPTKQGLPLVEVWQGLGIDWTRLTLEQVQQVLATTQLGFVYLPQHFPQAHGLVPYRDQIGKRPPFATLELLWGPYAGSANIVSGFVHPPTEVMLQDAFQLRGFPAYFTTVKGLEGSCDLPRDRTAIIGLGQGGADFFLERLLLAPRDYDFAGIDVPLEETTQLIAEMQAVLQGDGSELGRSAIWNGGFYLWRCGACADLATGLTQAEALLTQGQAAAQLQKVQQAIAGLASDLQDHAFTG; this is encoded by the coding sequence ATGAGCGATGCATTTAGAGAACTACTGCGGAAAGTTGGCAGTGGCCCCCATACGGGGAAGAATTTGAATCGCTCAGAAGCAGCCGCAGCCACCCGCATGATGTTGCTGCAAGAGGCGACTCCAGCTCAGATTGGAGCCTTCATGATCGCTCACCGCATCAAGCGACCGACCGGAGAAGAGTTGGCAGGCATGCTTGATGCCTATGCGGAACTAGGCCCCCAGTTGCAGCCTATAGGCTCAGAGCAGGCTGTACTTGTACTTAGCTCCCCTTACGACGGGCGATCGCGCACCGCTCCCATTAGCCCCCTCACCGCGTTGATCGTGGCGGCAGCAGGCTACCCTGTGATTATGCATGGGGGCGATCGCATGCCCACCAAGCAAGGATTGCCACTGGTTGAGGTTTGGCAAGGGTTAGGAATTGATTGGACTCGGTTGACCCTAGAGCAAGTGCAGCAAGTGTTAGCTACTACTCAACTCGGTTTTGTTTACCTGCCCCAACATTTTCCTCAGGCGCATGGGCTGGTGCCTTACCGCGACCAGATTGGCAAACGCCCGCCCTTCGCTACGCTAGAGCTACTTTGGGGGCCTTATGCTGGAAGCGCTAATATTGTGTCTGGTTTTGTCCATCCGCCCACTGAAGTCATGCTCCAAGATGCCTTTCAGTTGCGAGGGTTTCCTGCTTATTTCACGACAGTCAAAGGATTAGAAGGCAGTTGTGACTTACCGCGCGATCGCACAGCGATCATCGGTTTGGGACAGGGTGGAGCTGATTTCTTCTTAGAGCGCTTGCTGCTGGCTCCCCGCGATTACGATTTTGCTGGCATAGATGTGCCTCTGGAAGAAACGACTCAGCTCATAGCTGAGATGCAGGCAGTTTTGCAAGGCGATGGCTCTGAACTAGGGCGATCGGCAATTTGGAATGGGGGATTTTATCTCTGGCGCTGTGGCGCTTGTGCAGACTTAGCCACAGGCTTAACCCAAGCCGAAGCACTACTCACCCAAGGACAAGCAGCAGCCCAACTACAAAAAGTGCAACAGGCAATAGCAGGGCTAGCGTCAGATCTCCAGGATCATGCCTTCACGGGCTAA
- a CDS encoding MBL fold metallo-hydrolase: MSESNSVPQNSPSAYESDTQTPSVGSQEFLVQFWGVRGSIPAPGAETVRYGGNTSCVEMRVGGKRLIFDGGTGLRVLGRELLKEMPVEAYMLFTHSHWDHIQGFPFFTPAFVPGNCFHIYGAIAPNGATMKQRLSDQMLHPNFPVPIQVMQSDLKFYDLTPGDAFTLDDITIETGSLNHPNTAMGYRVTWQGRTVVYATDTEHFPDHLDESLLHLARDADLLIYDACYTDQEYHDVKTPKVGWGHSTWQAGVAVAQAAGVKRVAMFHHDPTHDDNFLDQVGKQLKAVFPSGLLAREGMILEI, translated from the coding sequence ATGTCAGAGTCTAATTCAGTCCCTCAGAACTCACCGTCTGCCTACGAGTCAGACACCCAGACCCCAAGCGTTGGCTCTCAGGAGTTTCTAGTGCAATTCTGGGGTGTCCGTGGCAGCATCCCAGCTCCTGGAGCTGAAACGGTTCGCTATGGCGGCAACACGTCCTGTGTTGAAATGCGGGTGGGCGGTAAGCGGCTAATCTTTGATGGTGGCACTGGCCTAAGGGTTTTAGGTCGGGAACTGCTCAAGGAGATGCCAGTAGAAGCTTACATGCTGTTTACTCACTCTCACTGGGATCATATTCAAGGGTTTCCTTTCTTTACCCCCGCTTTCGTTCCCGGTAATTGCTTTCACATCTACGGGGCGATCGCGCCGAATGGGGCGACGATGAAGCAGCGTCTGAGCGATCAAATGCTGCACCCTAACTTCCCGGTGCCAATTCAGGTAATGCAGTCAGACCTCAAGTTTTATGACTTAACCCCTGGCGATGCGTTTACGCTAGATGACATCACGATCGAAACAGGTTCGTTGAATCACCCGAATACCGCAATGGGTTATCGAGTGACTTGGCAAGGTCGAACAGTGGTTTATGCCACTGATACGGAGCATTTCCCCGATCACCTAGATGAAAGTCTGCTCCACTTGGCTCGAGATGCTGATTTATTAATTTACGATGCTTGCTACACCGACCAAGAGTATCACGACGTTAAAACTCCTAAGGTAGGGTGGGGGCATTCTACTTGGCAGGCTGGAGTCGCGGTGGCCCAAGCAGCGGGTGTAAAGCGTGTTGCGATGTTTCACCATGACCCCACTCATGACGATAACTTTTTAGACCAAGTGGGTAAGCAACTAAAAGCAGTATTTCCCAGCGGATTATTAGCCCGTGAAGGCATGATCCTGGAGATCTGA
- the panD gene encoding aspartate 1-decarboxylase: protein MHRTLLLAKIHSCTLTAANLNYVGSISIDEVLLDAAGIFPYEQVQVVNVANGERLITYAIPAPANSGAVELNGAAARLGMKGDRVIIMTYAQFDAVEVQTHCPTVILVDEHNRLAEVLRYNHMLPRPGLIEDVRV, encoded by the coding sequence ATGCATCGGACGCTCCTCTTAGCCAAAATTCACAGTTGCACACTCACTGCTGCCAACCTCAATTATGTGGGTAGCATCAGTATTGATGAGGTTTTATTGGATGCAGCGGGAATTTTTCCTTATGAGCAAGTGCAAGTGGTCAACGTGGCTAACGGCGAGCGACTCATTACCTATGCAATTCCAGCCCCAGCTAATTCTGGAGCAGTTGAACTAAATGGTGCCGCTGCGCGTCTGGGCATGAAAGGCGATCGCGTCATTATTATGACTTACGCACAGTTTGATGCTGTCGAAGTCCAAACTCACTGTCCTACGGTGATTTTGGTGGACGAGCACAATCGGCTAGCGGAAGTGCTCCGATACAATCACATGCTACCAAGGCCTGGTTTGATCGAAGATGTCAGAGTCTAA
- a CDS encoding inorganic diphosphatase — translation MDLSRIPAQPKAGLINVLIEIPAGSKNKYEFDKDLQAMALDRVLYASVQYPYDYGFVPNTLADDGDPLDGMVIMDQPTFPGCVITARPIGMLEMIDGGDRDEKILCVPDKDPRYAHVKSLKDIAQHRLDEIAEFFRTYKNLEKKVTEILGWKDVDQVMPLVEECIKAGSEKG, via the coding sequence GTGGACTTATCGCGCATTCCTGCACAACCTAAAGCAGGTTTGATCAACGTCCTAATCGAAATTCCTGCGGGCAGCAAAAACAAGTACGAGTTCGATAAAGACCTGCAAGCCATGGCGCTCGATCGCGTCCTCTACGCCTCTGTCCAGTATCCATACGACTACGGCTTTGTGCCCAATACCTTGGCAGATGATGGCGACCCTCTCGATGGCATGGTGATCATGGATCAGCCTACTTTTCCAGGGTGCGTCATTACTGCTCGTCCGATCGGGATGCTAGAAATGATTGATGGGGGCGATCGCGACGAAAAAATTCTTTGCGTTCCTGACAAAGACCCACGTTACGCTCATGTGAAATCTCTCAAAGACATTGCTCAACACCGCCTAGACGAGATTGCGGAGTTCTTCAGAACCTACAAGAATCTGGAGAAAAAAGTTACCGAAATCTTGGGCTGGAAAGACGTAGACCAAGTGATGCCTCTAGTTGAGGAGTGCATCAAAGCTGGAAGTGAAAAAGGCTAA
- a CDS encoding resolvase, producing MELEVGMAQPELMDVEAVQKALNRSRASVYRYANTDPQELNSPYDPKRLNPELRLNPNDPLLFHPNEVARFAKDVLGIRQVTIEVQESAQNASLEVLRAILAELKSIHQLLKSQSSNVNS from the coding sequence ATGGAACTCGAAGTTGGAATGGCTCAGCCTGAGTTGATGGATGTGGAAGCAGTACAGAAAGCGTTGAATCGATCACGAGCCTCTGTGTATCGATATGCCAATACTGATCCACAGGAATTGAACTCTCCTTACGATCCCAAGCGTCTCAATCCAGAATTGCGCTTAAATCCTAACGATCCCCTCTTGTTTCACCCCAACGAAGTGGCTCGGTTTGCCAAAGATGTTTTAGGAATTCGGCAGGTCACCATTGAGGTGCAAGAGTCAGCCCAAAACGCTAGTCTTGAAGTCTTGCGGGCAATCTTAGCAGAACTCAAGAGTATCCATCAGTTGTTGAAATCTCAAAGCTCTAACGTAAATTCTTGA